Genomic window (Amaranthus tricolor cultivar Red isolate AtriRed21 chromosome 7, ASM2621246v1, whole genome shotgun sequence):
tttggttgtgTAATGAGTCTAATCTTGAGCAGCTTTAGTAAGGTTGGGTCTTAATTGCTAGAGAGCAGGTTTGAATCGGGTTTGAGTATGAAGATCTTAGATTTAAATTTAGACATTTTTTTCATTCGAACCTAGATTCAGACTCTTTTTTTATTCGGACGCCAATTCTAAATTCATTGTCTAAAAATGATATCCGTACCCTAAAATTAGGATTAGATCGAGGACAAATCTAGGATGCGGGAGCATGTCTACTTGTTAGCtaacatttttttgataaataaccAATtgctaataattaatttagGAAAGGCATTCATTATGAATTGACTTATACAACTAGTTTAATAGCTACTAAAAACATATTACctctattatttattattgtcttatttttttatttggtcaattcactttattatttatagtaaaaaaaatttcttataattttatcCTTATGAGATGCCAACATAATTACAAAAATGTTTTCACTTAGATTTCTTAACCTAATCGTTTACCACCTTAAcccaaattttgatttttgtaattgATGTAATTTTAATGTAGTTAAGTATAATTTATGGAGACCTAATGtagttaaattttaattatgtaattttatgAATTAATGTTGATGAAAATGAGTAGTTTGATTTTCccttcaaataattttaatttcttttcttacATATAAAGTAAATTGGAGGGATCAATTAAAGTTAATTACTTCTCTTATCACATGTGAACTTGCACATTGTGGCCTCCATTTTAGGTGGTTCCCTTCGTTTCTTAATATTTATCTCTAATTTAAATAGGACAAAAAAGTGAATATAAAGgagtattaataattttatttaagagTTAACTAAACAAGCCAACAAATAATAAGCATTTTCTCCTTTCCATTATacttaatatatttttcttgtttaattattttaaattacttgctatattgctatttttgacaaaaaagtAACTATGAAAATCTTTATTTTTGCCATTGTTTTGTGCTTACTCATACCTAATTACTCCCTACGATTTGTATTATGGGAAGGAACCAAGAAGAGTATTAATAAAGGATAATATTCtattaaaaatcattattatttgaaacaaataatgaTTAATATaacttgaaataataataataataataataataataataataataataataataaggggtGAAATGtttagtaaaaagaaaaaaaaaagttatatgaGGAAAAAAGGTACTATTAATATGAaagaatcaaataattttttgggttaaaaagtaaatatgtaATAATCTTTTAGTAAAATATGTTTGATAAATGAGGTTAATTTTGTCGATAAATTTGTTTCAAAATAGAAAGATTAATAATGTAAAAAACTTTGtaaaattttcttttggaaACATTAGGAAGAACAAATAAGAATAGAGGGAGaaacttttaatctttttaaagttaaaatggtctttttaattaaaaaatattaattttttaattattgtacaAAACCATTATGTAGCGGATAagacaaaacgaacaaacaacTTATTGTCAAACACCTAAAAAGAATACTAATTTGTTAATTGAATAAGCATTATAAATTCTTTCTCCATTTATGtcaaagaaatgaaaaagacaagtaaaatgaaaacaaaagagTAAATAGTTGGCTCAAATAATCAAGTGGATAATTTAGCATATTGTTCTTTCTCTATGTAGGGTTGGTTTCTCATGACAAAGACAAAGGAACAAATAGTACGGAATTATTATAATAGCTGTTACCAATTTACAAAAGAGTAGGGGAAAAGAAGAGAAGGGCCCTGAACTCTAAGGGGTACTGTCCTATGAATAATTCCAATGTCCAACCACCAACAATCATCAATCTTATTAAGAGGGTCTCATTAGCTGTGGCCACTGTTTATTGTTCACTAACTACAAATCAATCATGTACTACTATATATACTTTCTACTTCCCCTTTAATTTGTAACTTATTTAAAGAAGTAAAAGATAATAAATTACGTTGacgaaattaaaagagagttagaacgtataaatttgattaaaaaaatggtGGGTCATTATCAAAAagtaaaaatgatgtaaaataagtaaaatgaatCTAAATAgcaaatattaaaaattcaatGGGACAGAGGGAATATTCCCTACGTTTCTTTAGATTTGtacctttttcaaaaaaaataaataaatattactctcattatcttgtttgatttgcactTCTTTTAAAAAGGTCAAGGTCAGAGTTAAAATCAAAGTCAGAGTCATAGTCAGAATCATCAATTCAGTATCTCGCACAAGTTAAGGTTCGAGGAGAGGAGGGTAGTGGACAGATCATACCCTACCCCTTGAAGGAGAGGAGAGATGCATGCACTTAATTTGTCTCTCAAATAGTTAGATTCCTGTAAAGAGgtgtaaatattaatttgtactTGGTATATTAAGTGGAGTCAAGAAATAAGTggttgagattaaaaaaaaagaataaatttgtgAGTGAGATTAAAAAAGTTGTGGAgactattattaaaaaaatggtgGATTAAGTGAAACAATCCAAAATAGAAATTAGGTGTGAAAGTTTGGCAATTTGCTTATATGGGTTCCAAAGATGAACCAACCCCACTTCTTTTATCATCCAAAGTCCAAACAAATCAATCATATGTAAGCACTTCTAAATTGCTAGCTTTCATAGACCACACTATTATTTATGTAATGTACTACACTTGATTAGTATGGGAAAAAAGTGAGTGTGACAAATGTTTATCACATCAATTGATTATGAGGGATGGAGAAACCTCAAAAATAGTAAGGTGATAATATAAAGAGATGATTTAACTAAAGAATAATTGCCCTTCTTCCAATCATTTCATTTATGCTTCTATATAATAGAATTATACGAGAATGAAAAGAAATGGTTGTTCATTTGTGAATTTCTAGAATCGATAAAGAAATAGTGTTTTGaattttgttctttactttAATATATTTCTGAAATTAAACAAATACAGACTAAATAAGATAGGATTCACATAAAGTATTAAACTGAGATAGATGGATTAGTGTTCAACGTAATTAACCCCACTTTGAAGAATCCGAAAGGTATCCACTATTtggaatttcaattttaaatgcaaatcaagcttttatcattttttttttttgtattgatGAGATTTGAGTGAAGTTGCATTTGACGCTTGCAAATTACAATTAAGAGTCACATCAATCGTTGATATAGGGAAAAAACGACAACTAGTAAACTATCCTAACTCAGTTTATGCCATGACATAACGTCCCTTAATGAAATTTAGGTAATGTATGTTGTGGCCGTTGTTTGTATAGACTTATCATCTTCCCTTTAGAAGAACCTCCACATTTATTGATATAATAGCTACTAACATTGATCTATCATTCTATTGGAATAATGCTATTATCAGTAGGTCTAATGACAATGAACTACAACCACAAAAGACAGGAAATTTCTCACCTCAACCatatttttagaaaaagttaaatattcCCTGATTACAAATTTATTAAAGATAGCTTATTTTGGATCTTGAATGTGACATCTTCACTAGAGATAAGATAAAGAAGAACACAAACCAGAAGCATATACAACATATTGACAGCTTAATGAAGAATTCAAACATTATTTGCACAATCATCACCATCAGTCCATCATTATCATATCCAATATATCCCGCTCACAGAGGCTATGATCAGGTCTGCAGATGATTAGAAGACGGTGGGCTATATCCTTATGAGATAAGGAGGTTGCGGAATTAGAGACTTTCAGCTCGAGAGGAACctgcaaatgaaaacaaaagaccAGACCACGCCATGGGCAACACATACTAGCATTAATACCGAGGATGGTTAGAATTGGATCCAAACAATATGTTATATGCCACAAGAAAATCAACTACAAAAGGATATATAACACTGAAGTATCATTCTTGTACAACTGATCGGATATTGAAGAGATATACTTCTTAGTtcttatatatagatatagatatttGTATACACATACAGATTTTACAGTATCTATTGAGTAACATGTTGCCCATGTCCTCCGATTAGTACTATACTACTATTAGCGTAGTCGCAAGCTCCAATCAGTAGAAGTACCGCGGCCTGTGTAGTGGTCTACTTCCACCATCTCGGCCAGAAGCAAAAGGAACCAACCAGCAATTGCCCCGAATTGCTCAGGACTTGGTAGAAAAGTCTAATACTAGTACTATTATACATAAAAGAGACTTGCCTGAATTAGGTAATCTCATGACTGACTACTCAACACTAGTAAAATTAAGTTTAAGCCGTGCTGCAACCGCAAGAAAGGCCAGAAATCATCATTTTGAGATCACTGAAAGCAGCAACTTGTTAACTATAACCAAACGTATCAAACGTATTTCGAAGAGTAATTAGCACTACTCACTCGGTAAGTTGCACACGAGTGCAGAAGCTAGGTGCCCCGAAGGTGATATAATACCCTTCGTTTGGATTGAACCATCTATTCGGTAAGACCAACGAATTTGCGGATTTCATCCATGACGGTGTAGAAGTGACTGTTATTCGGCAACAAGTAGAACCCGATTGTTGCTTGCTCCAAATATAGAAGCTTGACATTATGGCCCGATTTCTTCAGCCCTTCTACATAAGCCAATTGCCAATCGTGTATAAGATCCAAACCCGCTACCACTACAAGACTTTTCGGAAACTTCAATGCTTTAAGGCTTTGACCACGGGGACCAAATGGGTTACACGCTGGATGGTCCCGATTTTCTCCTTCAGGAAGAAATGCTCTCCAATACCAATCTCGGTCCTGCAAAGTCACGAAATATTTCCCATCTAAACCCTGTTCTGATTTGGTCCTCTCTTGCCCACCGAACATAGGATTAAGAAGAATATTGCCTATTACTTCGATTTCAGATTCGATTGCTCTAACGGCAACATTGTGAGCTATGTTACCGCCTGAACTATCTCCCGCCAAGTATATATGTACTTTCGAGTCCTTACTTTTGAGCCAATTCCTCGAATTCACCCATTTAAGGACAGTCCATCCGTCATCATACGCACAAGGGTATCGGTTTTCAGGTGCACGCCTATAGTTTACCGACACTACAACAGCCCCGCAAACACCAACTAATCGACGACAAAGTACATCATAGATACCACTATTGGCAGATGAATGAGCAAAGCTCCCCCCATGAAAGAAGATTATCACCGGAACAGCGACATCAGACTCCACAGGCTTCTCTAGGTTGATAATAGTTGTGGTCTGACCTTCTACGACAATTTCTTCCTCAACAATGGTGGGACGATATACCCTACAAAGGAGACTAGTACTACGATCAACGACAACATCAAATGACAGAACACCATTAACGGGGTTTGGATCAGCTTCGACTTTTCGATCAAGGTATTCTGCTAGATGACGGTTAAACGAACCATCAGGACGTCGAAGCATATTGTATGCCAACTTAAATTGTGAGATCAGAACCCATGTATTCAGTGGTACAACCCTCTATACATTGCAAAAAGAACAAACATCAACTTTCTTGGCATTTCAAAGAATCCATCCAATATAAAAAAGGTAGCATTCcacataaaaataacaataatgtcATATAATGTTGGTGGCCTGTTTAGCGGGTTCTTAGCTTGGGATCACACTTTGTCCTAAGCTTTTGtatatttcctttttttgtttgtatatatttatgtatctattttacaaaaaaaaaaacaataatgtcATATAATCTCTAGTTTCTAGTACTAACATAACATTACACAAGGAAATTACCCAATAAATAGTGAAAACTAAGAAATTTATTCAGATGATtggtgttagagtatataacagaTCATGAGTCCTCAACGATAAACTAATAGCTGAGGCCCCTGatgttcttttttttatttgagggtAGGCCAGAGAATCTATATACAAGATGGGGCGAGAGAATAAATTTTTCCCATAGGAAATGAGAATTGAAAGTTTCTCGCAAGGATAAAAGAAAAAGCCCTCAACGACTGTACTAACCCATCATTGTCGTCCTAGTGCGGTTGCTAAGGACTAATGAAAAGTGAATTATAGAATCAGAACTCTATCTAGCCATTAGGTGAACCCACTAACAAAGAGAGCTTAATTTGACTAGAGATAGGCAGATATGGCACAAGAAAAACAACACCCAAGCTGAAAATGCTACCCAACAAACAAAAAGAGaaacaaatcaaacacaaaagagacaaaatacaaattgcttGGCCAAATAACAGCTGTTATAAAATCAACCCagcaaaaaaaaagataatttacATAACATAATAGGTACAGCAATACCAAAATTAAACCTTTACCTTTTCCCATCTAAATCCATCAAAAAACCCATCAAAATTCATGATCAAAACCAAATAATCTAAGCAAATATGGCCAAAATTCAATAGTATATTAACATTTAAATCacaaaatgaagatgaaaagCCATGAAAAAGGGGTGAAATTGTGTAAATTACCTTAGACTCATTAACATTAACTCCATTATTGGAAGCCATGGTGAAAGAAAGACAGAACCTTGAACAAAGTTTGGTCAAAATTAGCTAAAATAAACAGAAACCCAACTCAGATAACATGGAAAACTGAACATAAATCTAAGAAAGAAGACTTGAAAAGGACaggaaaagtaaataaaataaaagaagcaGCAAAACCCAGAAAGCTAGTACCTTTAATTTTGTTTGTAagtgaaagaaagaaagaaaattggtagagtaaataataaataaagaaaagggTTCAGACTAATAACCAGTATGGAAGTAGCTGCAATTAAAAAGATActtcacacaaaaaaaaaaaagaaaaaaaaaaaaaaaaaaactgcacCAAAACAGAGGAGACAAGGACAGAGAAGAAATGAAGAGGAGGGGGTGTACAGGATTAAATATGTGGCGTAAGATAGTGACAACGCATACAACAAGGCTAAAGAGCAAGGGGGGTGAAGGAAGGTAGAGAAGGGGGATGGATGAGGGAGAAAGAGAGAGTTTTGTATTGAGAAGATGTTATGTGGGGGCTTGCTTCTATGTGAATGAATTCAATTTATATTAAGAACCAAATTGATGATGAAAGTTGggtttttttgtctttttctttggaAATAACTTTAGATATTGTTAAGGGTATTAAATTGGTGTTTAGTGTTTATTATTggttttttgtctttttatgtgCAATTAACTACGAAGAGAATAGGGAGGGAGTAgaaaaaagtaaacaaaaatGATGATGCAATTCTCATTTATGGTTTTGTCGTTAAGATAACCGATTCCGTTAATTAAGTAAGTAATgtcatattataaataaatatattttgatttCTTGATGATTtacaaacaataacatatattttgaataaaatgaaaataggtTATGGATATTAAATTGGTGTTTAGTGTttattattgattgattttttgtctttttatgtgGAATTAACTATGAAAAGAATATGAACTAGGGAGATAGTAAACAAAAATGATGATGCAATTCTCATTTatgtttttgttgtttatatAACAGATTTCGTAAAATAAGTAAATACCGTAATagtgtaaataaatatatttcaatCTCttaataatttacaaaaaataatatattttgaatcataacatatactaaaaagACTGTTAAATGTCAAGTGTCTTAATTTTAAGACTCTGCCTAGATCAAACTATTATTTGTTATTGGTTGACCTGTCTACATCAAAttgttatatgttatttttaacATGTCTAATTCAGTCATTATTATTAACCTCTTTAATTGCAAAGTTAATTgtcatattaaaaattttagaaagagttagatttttgtattatgtctatatttaaattattacatcTTATAATAATTCTATATATTGTTTAATGTATCAATTACCTTAAATATAAATTTCCTTAATTTGGGGAAAAATTAAGCTTAACTACAAAAATCACATACATATATTGAAACAATAAAATAAGTAttgatttaaattaataagggAGGAAATTAGGAATGAGAAAATAGTTGAATGACCTTCTTGATTAGCCAACTATCTTTATATGATACAATCACAAGAAAATAGTGAACTTACTAAATTGGGTACAATTATGTAACCTTTTGAGGCAGAACACACCCTTTTACATATGAGAAAATTTAcatatttgtttatatttatttggaGATTTCTTGTAGCTTTGAGCCTCATAACAATGGttttcaatatataattttttgttattttaaaaaaacctatttaaaggtcaaaatgttaatttttcacTAGATGTATCATGCTATATGATCGGTCGACAACAAAGAACAAAGTCCAAGCAATAGACAAAGCcgaaaaaaaaagcaaataaacGACAAAATCAGATTTAAGCACTATTTGcgatggattttatttttaaaggtaggtaatgaaaataaatttataataagaaCTTTTACACGATTTCTAGATTTCAAAAGGTAACTTGTAACAagattttttttggaatttccATAAAAAAATAACGTCATAATTAATAAACTCTGAAAAACAACATTAATCACGGAAAAGAACAAAGGAAAGAGTAGGCTatgaaaacaacttttaaatatACCTGAATGAAATTTAAAGGTCATTTATAAATAGAGGAGATGAGAATTGAACTTTAACTTAAAACTCTaggaaaaattaattcaaaaccaataaattatataattgtgAAAAGGAGTAGAGATTAGGTAAAAGGAAACCGATCTCACTTGATTTGCAAAACTTTTGCATAGATATAGAGGTATTCATAGTTGTAAGAATGAAGCCCAATTTTAATCGgtcaattaatatatttgatggtCAACTGAATAAAATCGTTAATTAATACcctttcaaaaagaaaaaaatttgttaGGTATTCTttgacaaaactttttttattaggtactttttaaaaaaaattattagatatTTTCTTAACACTTTTCCATTTTTACTTAATAACAAATTTacaaatgaaaatagaaaagTGACTTAAATGATCCTAGAATATGTTTCCTTGTTACAAATTTATATCGTACATCCTAGTTTTAACTTTACATAAATTAAGCTCAAGTTTCATGTTTAACTAATTCAATCTCAAAATAGCtaatcaacttaaattttatattaaagtaTTTTTCTATTGGTGAAAAAGATCAATCGTTGCATATAAAAGGAAATAGAAGCACCTCATATTAGTCCATTAGTTttcatacaatttaatttttgtttaatccAATATTTTTTGTACATACAACTAGGGTTAATCAAAGCCCGATACCAGATCAATCGGTATATCCAGATATCCATTTTTCGGATAGTGAAAATCGTGATTCAATTCCGGTCCGAAAAAATTGGATATCCGGAATTCGGATATCTGGATTAATCCAGATCGGATACCGAATATCtgatttttttcactttatattaatcaagcttatttttaaattttgaatacaaattattttggaaatatgattggattttcaaaagtctaaattagttaaaaataaattagttatgCAACTTAGTTATAATTGACctaaaaaaacttttatatatatatatatatatacatatatatatatatatatatatatatatatatatatatatatgtatatatacatatatatatatatatatatatatatatatatatatatatatatatatatatatacacatatatatatatatatatatatatatatatatatatatgtatgtatgtatatatatatatatatatatatatatatatatatatatatatatatatatatatatatatatatgtatatatatatatatatatatgtatgtatatatatgtatatatatatatatatatatatatatatatatatatatatgtatgtatgtatatatatatatatatatatatatatatatatatatatatatatatatatatatatatatatatatatgtatatatatatatatatatgtatgtatatatatgtatatatatatatatatatatatatatatatatatatatatatatatatatatatatatatatatatgtatgtatatatatatatatatatatatatatatatatatatatatatgtatatatatatatatatatatatatatatatatatatatatatatatatatatatatgtatgtatgtatgtatgtatatatgcatgtgtgtatgtatataaataatataaaataatt
Coding sequences:
- the LOC130818947 gene encoding gibberellin receptor GID1C-like, which encodes MASNNGVNVNESKRVVPLNTWVLISQFKLAYNMLRRPDGSFNRHLAEYLDRKVEADPNPVNGVLSFDVVVDRSTSLLCRVYRPTIVEEEIVVEGQTTTIINLEKPVESDVAVPVIIFFHGGSFAHSSANSGIYDVLCRRLVGVCGAVVVSVNYRRAPENRYPCAYDDGWTVLKWVNSRNWLKSKDSKVHIYLAGDSSGGNIAHNVAVRAIESEIEVIGNILLNPMFGGQERTKSEQGLDGKYFVTLQDRDWYWRAFLPEGENRDHPACNPFGPRGQSLKALKFPKSLVVVAGLDLIHDWQLAYVEGLKKSGHNVKLLYLEQATIGFYLLPNNSHFYTVMDEIRKFVGLTE